From the Brevibacillus choshinensis genome, one window contains:
- a CDS encoding PEP/pyruvate-binding domain-containing protein, whose amino-acid sequence MYTVSLQSAGQEEILRVGTKAFHLAQLVQENFRVPQGFIVTSNALARFMIENHLEEKVWEATVPSEIERDIAAAYERLKVETNESDLSVAVRSSSAAEDLQGASFAGQYESILNVKDFPHLMESVKMCWSSLFSDRVKQYALQKKIAAEKFPMAVLIQRCIEADVSGVVFSMNPVTQNKEEIVINASYGLGEAIVSGMVTPDSFLVSKQLAYIHRDLGGKEMKMVYGQKGIKEVETTSEEQACFCLTDEQLLSLVRETKKMEAFYQHPVDIEFAIKADHIYILQVRPVTTQGGQD is encoded by the coding sequence TTGTACACGGTATCCCTACAATCGGCAGGTCAGGAAGAAATCCTTCGAGTCGGTACAAAAGCATTCCATTTAGCTCAATTGGTTCAAGAAAACTTCCGAGTACCACAAGGATTTATCGTTACTTCCAATGCACTCGCTCGCTTCATGATAGAGAATCATTTAGAGGAAAAAGTATGGGAGGCGACTGTACCGTCAGAGATTGAGCGCGACATTGCAGCCGCCTATGAGAGACTGAAAGTGGAGACGAACGAATCCGATCTTTCTGTTGCTGTTCGTTCTTCTTCTGCAGCAGAGGATTTGCAGGGTGCTTCTTTTGCAGGCCAATATGAGAGCATTCTCAACGTGAAAGATTTCCCTCATCTCATGGAGAGCGTGAAAATGTGTTGGAGTTCCTTGTTTTCAGACAGGGTGAAGCAATATGCCCTGCAAAAAAAGATTGCTGCTGAGAAATTTCCGATGGCGGTCTTGATTCAACGGTGCATCGAAGCGGATGTCTCAGGTGTCGTTTTCAGTATGAATCCGGTAACCCAAAACAAGGAAGAGATCGTGATTAACGCGAGCTATGGCCTGGGAGAAGCAATTGTTTCCGGCATGGTTACGCCAGATAGCTTTCTTGTCAGCAAACAGCTTGCTTATATTCACAGAGATCTGGGCGGCAAAGAAATGAAAATGGTTTATGGGCAAAAGGGCATAAAAGAAGTAGAGACAACTAGTGAAGAGCAAGCGTGCTTTTGTCTCACAGATGAGCAACTATTGTCGCTGGTAAGAGAAACGAAAAAAATGGAAGCATTCTACCAGCATCCCGTCGATATCGAATTTGCGATTAAGGCTGACCACATCTACATCCTGCAAGTGAGACCTGTTACCACCCAAGGAGGCCAGGATTGA
- a CDS encoding DUF3934 family protein, whose amino-acid sequence MSKAKGKGGTGRGTDKKGWNRWQASSKKAKNAPKPYVSKGEKKAGGAKTTSSSKGD is encoded by the coding sequence ATGAGTAAAGCTAAGGGTAAAGGCGGAACAGGTAGAGGAACAGACAAAAAGGGATGGAACCGATGGCAAGCTAGTTCTAAGAAAGCAAAGAACGCCCCAAAACCATATGTAAGTAAAGGTGAAAAAAAAGCGGGTGGCGCAAAGACCACTAGCAGTAGTAAAGGTGATTGA
- a CDS encoding Ig-like domain-containing protein has protein sequence MRTREKNHFSCRRFLIRMVAFSLAASLCLIGQASAADDEIQLKWEQRYTKEETRELVQKVVPTKDGGGLVWANGTNSAYRILPPLLVKADGTGREEWSKRMPEEFFIADVEQAKEGGYLVMGALRSEPDKLQLIKLSETGDEEWTKAIEVEGGAMIPDRYLLLYSDFAETSDGGVVAVGRKYLEASGKYLYNIVKITASGEIEWDKPLSNSAHRVYVTKSGEMFVQGSVFSGDAHLYVAKLSEEADKLWEHTYEQKGSITIKSVLPATDGGLLVTGYTNRFNSDPAFDDIVAWHIDSEGKVVWQKLYDTEVGSGEVSDGERGLSLSETADDGYMLIGVMDSINGDPSKWNFKKLDQSGDPLWEKTISFPQIRVANAVPQGNDQYLLLGEYWEKSTTSADKRDIYLIKYGKTKTIVSLEPQMQMHKLKLDKGDTEELKVTAVYDDDTKEALTNGIRWTSSNEEVAVVDENGRVTAKEKGKVQIIATFQGKKAVFPVQVKG, from the coding sequence ATGAGAACAAGGGAAAAGAATCATTTCAGTTGCCGGCGGTTCTTGATCCGGATGGTTGCTTTCTCGTTGGCGGCATCGCTTTGTCTGATCGGACAAGCTTCCGCTGCCGATGATGAAATCCAACTGAAGTGGGAACAGCGTTATACCAAAGAGGAGACGCGGGAATTGGTCCAAAAGGTCGTCCCGACGAAAGATGGCGGCGGGCTGGTCTGGGCAAACGGGACGAACAGTGCTTATCGCATACTCCCCCCTTTGCTGGTGAAAGCAGATGGAACGGGACGGGAAGAATGGTCAAAGCGTATGCCGGAAGAGTTCTTTATCGCCGACGTGGAGCAGGCGAAAGAAGGCGGATATCTAGTGATGGGAGCACTGCGCTCGGAGCCGGACAAGCTGCAGCTGATCAAATTGAGTGAAACCGGAGATGAGGAGTGGACGAAAGCAATTGAGGTAGAGGGGGGGGCGATGATACCGGACAGATACCTCCTGCTGTACAGTGATTTCGCCGAAACATCCGACGGTGGTGTGGTCGCAGTTGGACGCAAGTACCTCGAAGCGAGCGGAAAGTACCTGTACAATATCGTGAAGATCACAGCATCAGGTGAAATCGAATGGGATAAGCCGTTGAGCAACTCGGCTCATCGCGTTTATGTTACCAAAAGCGGGGAAATGTTTGTCCAAGGCAGTGTGTTCTCCGGCGATGCTCACCTGTACGTGGCAAAGCTGTCCGAAGAAGCGGACAAGCTTTGGGAACATACCTACGAACAGAAGGGTTCGATCACAATCAAATCAGTCCTCCCTGCGACCGATGGCGGGCTTCTCGTCACCGGATACACCAACCGCTTCAACTCTGACCCGGCTTTCGATGACATCGTTGCGTGGCATATCGATTCGGAGGGGAAAGTTGTTTGGCAAAAGCTTTACGATACCGAAGTGGGAAGCGGAGAAGTGTCGGACGGAGAAAGAGGCTTATCGTTGTCCGAGACAGCGGATGATGGATATATGCTGATCGGGGTGATGGATTCGATAAACGGTGACCCTTCCAAATGGAATTTCAAGAAGTTGGATCAATCTGGCGACCCTTTGTGGGAGAAAACGATCTCGTTCCCGCAAATACGCGTTGCTAATGCGGTTCCCCAGGGAAATGACCAGTATTTGTTATTGGGGGAATATTGGGAAAAAAGCACAACCAGTGCGGACAAGCGAGACATCTATCTGATCAAATACGGCAAAACAAAAACCATCGTCTCCCTTGAGCCGCAAATGCAAATGCACAAACTGAAACTGGATAAAGGCGATACGGAAGAACTTAAGGTTACGGCCGTTTATGATGACGATACCAAAGAAGCTCTGACGAACGGGATTCGATGGACCTCTTCCAACGAAGAAGTGGCCGTGGTTGACGAGAATGGACGAGTTACGGCCAAAGAGAAGGGAAAAGTGCAAATCATCGCAACCTTTCAAGGAAAAAAAGCAGTATTCCCGGTCCAGGTGAAAGGGTAG
- a CDS encoding FAD-dependent monooxygenase, producing the protein MQSICFILRSRRGWRNNRLFSAGNAAHQMPPFLAQRMCAGIRDVAKLSRKLVIVLNDEAEDSLLATYAVERVNHARDFVQLAKCVMKRSLLEWEKESFRVGPIIIGASGGVMGCPK; encoded by the coding sequence CTGCAGTCTATATGTTTCATTCTACGATCACGGAGGGGGTGGAGAAACAACCGACTCTTTTCGGCTGGAAATGCCGCCCATCAAATGCCGCCATTTCTCGCACAAAGAATGTGCGCAGGAATCAGAGACGTGGCTAAGCTTTCCAGGAAATTGGTTATAGTGCTAAATGACGAGGCGGAGGACTCTCTGCTTGCCACCTACGCGGTCGAGCGAGTCAACCATGCTCGCGACTTCGTTCAGTTGGCAAAATGCGTTATGAAAAGAAGCTTATTGGAATGGGAAAAAGAGAGTTTTAGAGTCGGTCCCATAATTATTGGTGCCTCCGGGGGAGTTATGGGTTGTCCTAAATAG
- a CDS encoding purine-cytosine permease family protein: MDRNVRKSHDLEDLSKKYRQPKNVEQYGIEQVPEAERTVKWYDIFFMVVNFLMNPGMILIGGMAVASGLSFWAAIASVVLGIAVAFVAYLIMATIGVDYGVSGAVATRMVYGVRGSKYTVSLFRAITAIYWFSIQTIVGAAAIAVVINKLFQAEVSVVAVSLIFAIFQIVIATFGYNWLKFLSRIALPIKLIGLIFICYMFMTHDDPNYAIPKVFGYEGTVGWGWGVFIVSLNSLTAIWLSMTTDAADFCRYSRTRVDMWIGTMAAACIGTFTSAFVGAYSAAATLGQVPNGLEGAATIASSGFALFMILLVVVLDNWTINVLNIYTGSLSVVNMVPKLGRFWATLLVSVIGVGLSIFPGMLNKLQDTMTVSGIFYAPLAAILITDYVFVKKGLLLVDQLFKENGIYRYSNGWNIPALIWTIIGFVIYQFTPPEYFQSVVCLVLTGFGYYFHQKLNGQVQKQREMLAKISA, translated from the coding sequence ATGGATCGAAATGTAAGGAAATCTCACGATCTCGAGGACTTATCCAAAAAATATCGACAGCCCAAAAACGTGGAACAATACGGAATTGAGCAAGTTCCTGAAGCAGAGAGAACAGTGAAATGGTACGATATCTTTTTTATGGTAGTCAATTTTTTGATGAACCCAGGTATGATCTTAATCGGAGGAATGGCAGTTGCTTCCGGGTTATCGTTTTGGGCGGCCATTGCATCTGTAGTGTTGGGGATTGCAGTCGCTTTTGTCGCATACTTAATCATGGCGACTATTGGTGTCGATTATGGAGTCTCAGGTGCAGTGGCTACACGGATGGTTTACGGAGTGAGAGGTTCTAAATATACAGTATCGCTATTCCGGGCGATCACTGCCATTTACTGGTTTTCGATCCAAACCATTGTTGGTGCCGCTGCTATTGCTGTTGTGATTAACAAGCTGTTCCAAGCGGAGGTAAGCGTTGTTGCCGTCAGTCTGATTTTTGCGATATTCCAAATCGTCATTGCGACATTTGGGTACAATTGGTTGAAGTTCTTGTCTCGAATTGCCCTGCCGATCAAATTGATTGGGCTGATCTTTATCTGTTACATGTTCATGACACATGACGATCCAAATTACGCAATCCCGAAAGTATTCGGGTACGAAGGCACCGTTGGTTGGGGCTGGGGAGTCTTCATCGTCTCATTAAACTCTTTGACAGCCATTTGGCTCTCGATGACCACGGATGCTGCTGACTTTTGTCGATATTCACGCACGCGAGTCGATATGTGGATCGGAACGATGGCTGCCGCATGCATCGGAACCTTTACTTCCGCCTTTGTCGGTGCATACTCTGCTGCAGCAACACTGGGGCAGGTTCCCAATGGGCTGGAGGGAGCGGCCACAATTGCAAGCAGTGGCTTCGCACTCTTTATGATCTTGCTAGTTGTTGTTCTGGACAACTGGACAATAAATGTACTGAACATTTACACCGGTTCACTTTCAGTCGTGAACATGGTGCCTAAACTGGGGCGATTTTGGGCAACCTTGCTGGTTTCTGTAATTGGTGTAGGCCTGTCGATCTTTCCGGGTATGTTGAATAAATTGCAAGATACGATGACGGTATCCGGTATTTTTTATGCACCGTTGGCGGCCATACTCATCACGGATTATGTATTCGTGAAAAAAGGACTTCTGCTTGTAGATCAGTTGTTTAAAGAGAATGGGATATACCGTTATTCAAATGGTTGGAATATACCAGCCCTCATTTGGACGATCATCGGATTTGTGATCTACCAATTTACGCCGCCTGAGTACTTCCAATCGGTCGTGTGTCTTGTCCTGACTGGTTTCGGTTATTACTTCCATCAAAAACTTAATGGCCAGGTTCAAAAGCAGAGGGAAATGCTTGCGAAAATAAGTGCTTAA
- a CDS encoding ArgE/DapE family deacylase — protein sequence MEQKDWKVIVENWVNRNQQHIVELLQEMIRYKSVNPQFIDNPSESESHKLQDFLEDYLLSMGLNVDKWDVYEGQPNVVATVKGKSRDNTLILNGHVDVVPAGGLDRWSFNPWGGVIQDGKLYGRGSMDMKAGVASNIIVAKFIRDFGIELDSDLDLHIVIDEESGGTGTRAVLERGYKGSGVIVTEPTNGIINPVEGGLHWARVTLKGNSAHSAWRYSHINPGYERTGVNVIEKAMKIIHATAELEKDWGLNRRHPLLPPGANAINPGVMLAGAGMKNGIPEIITNPAIIPDHCVIEYDIKYLPNENSEEIKKEFEDAITSLSLTDSWLRENPPQVEWGLRGVNFPPVNTPLDHEIVRSIAKSQEIFRISPSYQGFVAVCDVAWYVGLNIPGVIYGPKGAQLHGPDEYVELDSLFEVIKVLIMTVLRWNGILDVDQA from the coding sequence ATGGAACAAAAAGACTGGAAAGTGATAGTTGAAAATTGGGTCAATCGGAATCAACAGCATATCGTAGAACTTCTTCAGGAGATGATTCGCTATAAAAGCGTCAACCCACAGTTCATCGACAATCCGAGTGAGAGTGAGAGTCACAAGCTTCAAGATTTTCTGGAAGATTATCTGCTTTCAATGGGCTTGAATGTGGACAAATGGGATGTCTACGAAGGTCAGCCCAATGTAGTCGCGACTGTAAAAGGCAAATCGAGGGATAACACGCTAATCTTAAATGGTCATGTGGACGTTGTGCCGGCAGGTGGTTTGGACAGATGGTCTTTCAATCCGTGGGGTGGAGTGATACAGGACGGCAAGCTATACGGAAGAGGCTCTATGGATATGAAGGCTGGAGTTGCCAGCAATATAATAGTGGCCAAATTTATACGAGACTTCGGCATCGAATTGGATTCCGATCTCGATCTTCATATCGTAATTGATGAGGAAAGTGGCGGAACAGGTACACGTGCAGTACTCGAGCGTGGCTACAAAGGTTCGGGTGTTATTGTTACGGAACCAACGAATGGCATAATTAACCCCGTAGAGGGAGGGCTTCACTGGGCAAGGGTAACACTAAAAGGTAACTCAGCGCATTCCGCTTGGCGATATAGCCACATCAATCCCGGTTATGAGAGAACGGGTGTCAATGTAATTGAGAAAGCAATGAAAATCATTCATGCAACAGCAGAATTGGAAAAGGATTGGGGGCTAAACAGGCGCCATCCGCTATTGCCACCGGGAGCAAACGCGATCAATCCCGGTGTAATGCTTGCTGGTGCCGGAATGAAGAATGGGATTCCTGAAATCATTACGAATCCCGCAATCATCCCAGATCACTGTGTTATTGAATATGACATCAAGTACTTGCCTAATGAAAACTCAGAAGAGATAAAAAAAGAGTTTGAGGATGCCATCACCTCCTTGTCTCTTACCGATAGCTGGTTAAGGGAAAATCCGCCGCAGGTGGAGTGGGGGTTAAGAGGAGTCAATTTTCCGCCCGTCAACACCCCTCTTGATCACGAGATTGTCAGATCGATTGCGAAAAGCCAAGAAATATTTAGAATTTCACCGTCGTACCAAGGGTTTGTTGCTGTGTGTGATGTTGCCTGGTATGTAGGCTTGAATATTCCGGGCGTAATTTACGGACCGAAGGGAGCACAACTGCACGGACCGGACGAATATGTCGAACTTGATTCTCTGTTTGAAGTCATTAAAGTGCTGATTATGACAGTGCTGAGATGGAATGGGATTTTGGACGTGGACCAAGCTTGA
- a CDS encoding IclR family transcriptional regulator has protein sequence MEESQKVRAVDRALDIIEVFTFKEPELLLVEIAERTGLALATVHRSIQTMIKRGYIEQDPISGKFRLGMQFVKIGGIVIQRIDLTRIATPFLQELSKRTEQNVNMSIYDKGEALCLVNIESFHNFQYGIKVGQRLPIYAGALSKLIMANLPPQELTTVLSRKLEQFTPYTISQEVKLRAELEEIRARGYARSEGELAMGAAALAAPVYNYENRMVAGISISGPEHFYGRENVNEYLRELLKMAEIISIELGFNKVNNASEPNTP, from the coding sequence ATGGAAGAATCGCAGAAAGTTAGAGCAGTGGACAGGGCATTGGATATTATCGAAGTATTCACCTTTAAAGAACCCGAATTGTTGCTTGTCGAGATTGCAGAAAGGACGGGGTTGGCGTTGGCAACCGTCCATCGCTCCATTCAAACGATGATCAAACGCGGGTACATTGAGCAGGACCCCATTTCTGGTAAGTTTAGACTGGGGATGCAGTTCGTCAAAATCGGGGGTATTGTGATCCAACGAATTGATCTGACACGAATTGCAACTCCTTTTTTACAGGAACTGTCGAAGAGAACGGAACAGAACGTCAATATGAGTATTTACGACAAAGGTGAAGCCTTGTGCCTGGTGAATATCGAATCCTTTCACAATTTCCAGTATGGGATTAAAGTGGGCCAGAGGTTGCCCATCTATGCTGGTGCCTTGTCCAAATTAATCATGGCGAACCTGCCTCCGCAGGAACTGACGACGGTATTATCCAGAAAGCTAGAGCAGTTTACCCCGTATACCATCTCGCAGGAAGTAAAACTAAGAGCAGAGTTGGAGGAGATTCGGGCCAGAGGATATGCGAGATCTGAAGGAGAGCTGGCAATGGGGGCAGCAGCTTTGGCAGCACCTGTCTACAACTATGAAAATAGAATGGTTGCCGGTATCTCCATTTCAGGGCCAGAGCATTTTTACGGTAGGGAGAATGTAAACGAATATTTACGTGAATTGCTGAAGATGGCCGAAATTATCTCTATCGAACTTGGCTTTAATAAAGTGAATAATGCGTCTGAGCCGAACACTCCGTAA
- a CDS encoding ABC transporter ATP-binding protein: MTQSPLLEVRSIKKHFPIKKGLLMKQAGSIKAVDGVDLDVMQQETLGLVGESGCGKSTLGKMIVQLLAPTEGEIRFEGTNLATLSHQTTVRKNIQMIFQDPYSSLNPRQKIGDILTEPFRIHQMDSHESKERMLYLLDKVGLNPGHANRYPHEFSGGQRQRIGIARALALKPKMVVCDEPVAALDVSIQSQIVNLLEDLQAEFQMSYLFIAHDLAVVRHISHRIGVMYLGSIVELAEAEELFSNPQHPYTKVLLSSIPVQHPRMKRTPLILKGDLPNPTNPPSGCKFHTRCPYAEAKCGKETPALKGSAFHQVACHLVSS, from the coding sequence GTGACTCAAAGCCCATTACTTGAAGTTCGAAGTATCAAAAAGCATTTTCCCATCAAAAAGGGGCTGTTGATGAAACAAGCGGGAAGCATCAAAGCAGTAGATGGGGTCGATCTCGACGTAATGCAGCAAGAAACGTTAGGGTTAGTCGGGGAGAGTGGCTGTGGAAAAAGCACCCTTGGCAAAATGATCGTTCAACTGCTTGCTCCCACTGAAGGAGAAATACGCTTTGAAGGAACCAATCTTGCAACGCTCTCCCATCAAACCACTGTAAGAAAAAACATTCAAATGATTTTTCAGGACCCCTATTCGTCGCTTAATCCGCGGCAGAAAATCGGAGATATCTTGACGGAGCCGTTTCGCATCCATCAGATGGATTCGCACGAAAGCAAGGAACGGATGCTTTATCTGCTGGATAAGGTAGGTCTGAATCCTGGGCACGCTAATCGTTATCCGCATGAGTTCAGTGGCGGACAGCGTCAGCGGATTGGTATCGCTCGAGCGCTAGCGTTGAAACCGAAGATGGTGGTGTGTGATGAACCGGTTGCAGCACTGGATGTGTCTATCCAATCTCAAATTGTCAATCTGCTGGAAGACCTTCAGGCGGAGTTCCAGATGTCTTATCTGTTCATTGCCCATGATCTGGCTGTCGTTAGACATATCAGCCACCGAATTGGGGTCATGTATCTAGGCAGTATCGTTGAATTGGCGGAAGCGGAAGAGCTTTTTTCCAATCCACAGCATCCTTATACCAAAGTTCTGCTATCCTCCATTCCCGTACAGCATCCCAGAATGAAACGAACACCGTTGATTTTAAAAGGGGACCTGCCTAATCCGACCAATCCACCGAGTGGGTGTAAGTTCCATACCCGCTGCCCTTATGCGGAAGCGAAATGCGGCAAAGAAACACCAGCGTTGAAAGGATCTGCGTTTCATCAAGTCGCATGCCATTTAGTCTCTTCTTGA
- a CDS encoding ABC transporter ATP-binding protein codes for MSEKLLQINQLRVSFDTEEGTVDVVNGINLTVYKGETLGIVGESGCGKSVTSLAIMGLIPSPPGQVTGGEIWFNGKNLVQEKQHNLRAIRGKDISMIFQEPMSSLDPAFTIGSQIDEVITFHEKKSPAEVKRYSIELLKMVGIPNPEQRYYEYPHQLSGGMRQRVVIAMAVACNPQLLIADEPTTALDVTVQAQILDLMNELRKRLNTSIIMITHDLGVVAEMCDRVGVMYAGEIVEEAVTEAIFDKPAHPYTEGLLNSIPKLLGPKTRLQSIEGNVPSPGEMPNGCQFHPRCSYATEKCREMKPILEEIVPGHKVRCWHSQNVFEKKRGDEQ; via the coding sequence ATGTCAGAAAAACTGTTGCAGATAAACCAATTGCGGGTTTCGTTTGATACGGAAGAGGGTACCGTTGATGTCGTGAACGGAATCAATTTGACTGTTTATAAGGGGGAGACTTTGGGAATCGTTGGGGAGAGCGGCTGTGGAAAAAGCGTTACATCGCTTGCGATCATGGGGTTGATTCCATCTCCTCCCGGTCAAGTAACCGGCGGCGAGATTTGGTTCAATGGAAAAAACCTGGTGCAAGAGAAGCAACACAACCTGCGTGCCATCAGAGGGAAGGATATCTCGATGATATTTCAAGAACCGATGAGTTCATTGGACCCTGCATTTACAATAGGCAGTCAAATTGATGAAGTGATTACCTTTCATGAAAAGAAATCCCCTGCCGAAGTAAAGCGGTACTCGATAGAGCTTCTGAAGATGGTAGGCATTCCGAACCCAGAACAGCGGTATTACGAATATCCACATCAGTTATCGGGTGGGATGAGGCAACGGGTGGTGATAGCGATGGCGGTTGCCTGTAATCCACAGCTCTTGATTGCGGATGAACCGACGACTGCACTGGATGTAACGGTACAAGCCCAAATTCTCGATTTGATGAACGAATTACGAAAAAGGTTGAACACTTCCATTATCATGATAACTCACGATCTAGGTGTAGTTGCCGAAATGTGCGACCGTGTTGGGGTTATGTATGCGGGGGAAATTGTGGAAGAAGCAGTGACGGAGGCGATCTTTGATAAGCCGGCACATCCATATACAGAAGGATTGCTGAACTCCATTCCCAAACTGCTTGGCCCGAAAACAAGGCTACAATCCATCGAGGGCAATGTGCCTTCTCCTGGTGAGATGCCAAACGGTTGCCAGTTTCATCCCCGCTGTTCGTATGCAACCGAAAAGTGTCGTGAAATGAAGCCCATTTTGGAAGAGATCGTCCCGGGACATAAGGTGAGATGTTGGCATAGCCAAAACGTCTTTGAAAAGAAGAGAGGTGATGAACAGTGA
- a CDS encoding creatininase family protein, producing MIVEKYLFAEMTWPEVKQVVKEKRVAVVPVAMIEEHGYHLPVDTDLVLANEVCVRAGAKIPTEMVVIPPINHGYAPHQMDFPGVISISSETFINYVVDVCKSLAHQGFERILLLNGHGSNVSLLQVAARLTNLAYPNGLCASVSHWDFQQVIECAEQVRESENPGGMNHACELETSMYLAIREDLVQMDKAVRDMDKYDHAKYFWLDIVGRGEGRPVVTMPYWSSISETGTLGDPTKSTKDKGEALFDAAVDGLVEFVKIFKQRKVHPRVNHHL from the coding sequence ATGATCGTAGAAAAATATCTCTTTGCCGAAATGACATGGCCGGAAGTAAAACAGGTTGTCAAGGAAAAACGGGTAGCGGTAGTCCCAGTCGCCATGATTGAAGAACATGGTTATCACCTGCCGGTTGATACGGATTTGGTTCTCGCCAATGAAGTGTGCGTAAGAGCGGGCGCCAAAATTCCTACGGAGATGGTGGTGATCCCACCAATCAATCATGGTTATGCTCCACATCAGATGGATTTCCCCGGAGTGATCTCCATTAGCAGCGAAACATTTATCAACTATGTAGTCGATGTGTGCAAAAGTCTCGCTCATCAGGGATTCGAACGTATTTTATTATTGAATGGACATGGCAGTAATGTATCGCTTCTGCAAGTCGCCGCCCGTCTGACCAACCTGGCCTATCCCAACGGGCTCTGTGCATCAGTATCCCATTGGGATTTTCAGCAGGTGATCGAATGTGCCGAACAGGTGAGGGAGTCGGAAAATCCCGGTGGTATGAATCACGCATGCGAACTAGAGACATCGATGTACCTGGCTATTCGTGAAGACTTGGTTCAGATGGATAAAGCGGTTCGGGACATGGATAAATATGATCACGCAAAATATTTCTGGCTCGATATAGTGGGACGGGGAGAAGGGCGGCCAGTTGTCACTATGCCATACTGGAGCTCCATTTCCGAGACAGGCACCCTAGGCGATCCGACTAAATCAACAAAGGATAAAGGGGAAGCGCTTTTTGACGCCGCAGTGGACGGTCTGGTTGAGTTCGTAAAAATTTTCAAACAACGTAAGGTCCATCCGAGAGTGAACCATCATCTGTAA
- a CDS encoding ABC transporter permease — MSFQKSIRKFSRRKTAAAGLVIVFAVVLLSLAAPILAPYDPINDTDYSSRVASPSSDHFFGTDEYGRDIFSRILYGARVSIVIATGAILVSSAIGTMLGLIAGFYGGITDGVLMRIVDGIMSFPPILFAIGLMSALGSNPTNIIIALAVIYTPLFARLIRGCVLSIKEKDYIDAVKVMGGSDLRLMIKHILPNCLSPLLIQFTTYFAYAILAEAALSFIGLGVPQPEPSLGNILYDGRQYMREAPWISIFPGMAIAFTVLGLNLLGDGLRDYLDPRMK; from the coding sequence GTGAGTTTTCAGAAGTCAATACGAAAATTTTCGCGGCGAAAAACTGCTGCTGCCGGATTGGTCATTGTTTTTGCGGTTGTCCTCCTCTCGCTAGCGGCGCCGATTCTTGCTCCATATGACCCGATTAACGATACCGATTATTCAAGCAGAGTCGCCTCGCCAAGCAGCGATCACTTCTTCGGAACGGACGAATATGGCCGGGATATTTTCAGCCGAATCCTGTACGGCGCTAGAGTATCGATTGTGATCGCAACAGGGGCTATCCTGGTGTCGTCTGCCATCGGTACAATGCTGGGACTGATCGCTGGATTCTATGGAGGTATAACAGACGGTGTTCTGATGCGCATTGTTGACGGAATAATGTCGTTTCCGCCGATTCTCTTCGCGATTGGATTGATGTCCGCTTTGGGCTCTAACCCCACCAATATCATTATTGCGTTAGCTGTAATATATACGCCTCTGTTTGCTCGTTTGATCCGGGGCTGTGTTTTATCGATCAAGGAAAAAGATTATATCGATGCGGTGAAGGTAATGGGCGGTTCCGATTTGAGGCTGATGATCAAGCACATCCTTCCTAACTGCCTGTCACCGTTATTGATCCAATTTACGACCTACTTTGCCTACGCCATTTTGGCGGAAGCAGCGTTAAGTTTCATCGGGCTTGGAGTACCACAGCCTGAACCTAGTTTGGGCAATATTTTGTATGATGGCAGGCAATATATGAGAGAGGCTCCATGGATTTCAATTTTTCCTGGGATGGCCATAGCCTTTACCGTACTCGGGCTAAACCTGCTAGGAGACGGACTGAGAGATTATTTAGACCCACGCATGAAATAG